A stretch of the Thermofilum adornatum genome encodes the following:
- a CDS encoding DUF58 domain-containing protein, protein MTPKGFFLVFTGLVILTVSIILQKWFVSFLSIPLFLPVLLAIYQTPIDPSLLQVRREITPSTTFVGDTIRVKIAVKNLSGRDVLLELEEKLSINLKVDEKLPHVLIALKPHQEFAFVYALSSDLRGHFPVGPLEVWQLDPFLVTRRKVLEVPPETVGFLPRMHRVSYLKMPYARTTHMAGEVPSNTPGEGFEFQEVAEAHELTGKRINWKAVAKSRKPFVNTYRVEKSLECLVVLDVPSNRLLGKELTNVVVDKMVELTATLVNYLTKRGNRVSLLVTGSYRDWVRPGFGKRHMLRILHSLADVKCLEFKPLVDFSEVFQLTSPFLTKSGSLIFVVSAFTEPSGNGVLREAVSRGYTVVPIAINPFRIVEKYCKGEKKQVVSRLSEVWEKGIIGVIGSGRDLKIDFQLLRLVEAMLSAYA, encoded by the coding sequence TTGACTCCCAAGGGGTTTTTCCTTGTTTTCACAGGCCTTGTAATCCTTACCGTTTCAATTATACTCCAGAAATGGTTTGTGTCTTTTCTTTCTATTCCGTTATTCTTACCCGTTCTCCTAGCCATCTATCAGACTCCCATAGACCCTTCTCTTTTACAAGTTCGTCGTGAAATTACTCCGAGCACAACATTTGTAGGGGACACCATAAGGGTAAAAATCGCTGTGAAAAATCTTTCGGGACGAGACGTCCTCCTCGAGCTCGAAGAAAAGTTATCCATCAATTTAAAAGTTGACGAGAAGCTTCCCCACGTGTTGATAGCTTTAAAGCCCCACCAAGAGTTCGCGTTTGTCTACGCTTTGTCTTCTGATCTGAGAGGCCATTTCCCAGTGGGGCCCCTAGAGGTCTGGCAGTTGGACCCGTTTCTTGTCACTCGGAGAAAGGTTTTAGAAGTGCCACCGGAGACTGTGGGTTTCCTGCCCCGTATGCATAGAGTTAGCTATCTGAAAATGCCATATGCGCGGACAACCCACATGGCTGGAGAGGTACCCTCAAATACGCCGGGCGAGGGCTTCGAGTTCCAGGAAGTAGCAGAAGCGCATGAGCTGACAGGTAAAAGAATAAACTGGAAGGCCGTCGCAAAGTCTAGAAAGCCTTTCGTGAATACATATCGTGTAGAGAAGTCTCTGGAATGCCTAGTTGTCTTGGATGTGCCAAGCAATAGATTGCTTGGCAAAGAATTGACAAACGTAGTTGTAGACAAGATGGTGGAGCTGACAGCCACACTTGTAAACTATTTGACAAAGAGGGGGAACAGGGTATCCCTGCTCGTGACTGGTAGCTACCGTGACTGGGTCAGGCCAGGCTTCGGTAAGAGACACATGCTCAGGATTCTTCATTCACTTGCTGACGTCAAGTGCCTTGAGTTTAAACCGCTCGTAGACTTTTCTGAAGTCTTTCAGCTTACTTCCCCGTTTCTAACTAAGAGTGGATCCCTGATCTTCGTTGTTTCGGCCTTCACCGAGCCTTCCGGCAACGGTGTTTTGAGAGAGGCGGTTTCCAGGGGCTATACAGTTGTACCTATCGCTATTAATCCATTTAGGATCGTTGAAAAATACTGCAAGGGCGAGAAGAAACAAGTAGTCAGTAGACTAAGCGAGGTCTGGGAGAAAGGAATAATTGGAGTAATTGGCTCAGGTAGAGATCTGAAGATTGACTTCCAGTTGCTCAGATTGGTTGAGGCGATGTTAAGTGCATATGCGTGA
- a CDS encoding transglutaminase-like domain-containing protein yields the protein MKKALSILLLILLSSFITVTHEETRGVIITGRVTYTITGGFLLKNDYNTTIRDYVYVSVPQNTSYQQSFVVSMNPAPIRYVVDEDGNTYAVVFVEAVPGRKYWINVTYRVTVYSYQVDESAHKGAWPPFGLVKKYTTTSGYWDIYNLTLIEIAREVASANTPLETVTKLAKWVVQRVNYQVYMGRAGSDHALTRTWMGYAITGDCVEVADVYVTLARILGIPSRTAFGIILEKYNQDMWLNFSTIETEGENLLLHWGGHMWPQVYVDPYGWIDVDMLDGLVPNVGIYSARHILFGVEETKYYGSSLSSTAIPSYLTLEYVEYHFRGE from the coding sequence TTGAAGAAAGCATTATCCATTTTGCTTCTAATCCTATTGTCAAGCTTCATCACAGTCACGCATGAGGAAACTAGGGGCGTTATAATCACGGGACGTGTTACCTATACCATTACTGGAGGCTTCCTACTAAAAAACGACTATAATACGACTATTCGCGACTATGTCTACGTTTCCGTGCCTCAAAACACGTCCTACCAACAGAGCTTCGTTGTATCAATGAATCCCGCTCCTATCAGGTACGTGGTAGACGAGGATGGAAATACGTATGCGGTTGTATTCGTAGAGGCGGTTCCTGGCAGGAAATACTGGATAAATGTCACATACAGGGTTACAGTTTACAGCTATCAAGTAGACGAGTCTGCACATAAAGGCGCTTGGCCCCCCTTCGGCCTCGTCAAGAAATACACTACTACCTCTGGCTACTGGGACATATATAACCTAACCTTGATTGAGATAGCAAGAGAGGTTGCCTCAGCAAATACCCCCCTCGAGACAGTCACAAAACTGGCAAAATGGGTAGTCCAGAGAGTGAACTACCAAGTATATATGGGAAGGGCTGGTAGCGACCACGCATTAACGCGTACATGGATGGGCTACGCTATAACAGGAGACTGTGTGGAGGTTGCTGATGTCTACGTAACCCTAGCAAGGATTCTCGGGATACCCTCGAGGACAGCGTTCGGCATCATATTGGAAAAATACAACCAGGACATGTGGCTAAACTTCTCCACAATAGAAACTGAGGGGGAAAATCTTCTCCTCCACTGGGGAGGCCATATGTGGCCACAAGTATACGTCGACCCCTATGGATGGATAGACGTCGACATGCTTGACGGCCTCGTACCAAACGTCGGGATATACAGTGCGAGGCACATACTGTTTGGTGTCGAGGAAACCAAGTACTATGGGTCTTCTCTGTCTAGCACGGCGATACCAAGCTACCTTACACTCGAATATGTGGAGTACCACTTTAGAGGTGAATAA
- a CDS encoding DUF4129 domain-containing protein: MKRITAFIAFFYILLVLMVSSYSQSGFTPLGSDVVVVFSWLADLFLVFFALVIVFYRREIIEILVKLFRSEKNEEPLSKTRKPKWERLIFLAMLPILLAIYEEQEKSRRATEFLGSTSNMSIQNSSIGGPFVVSNNASATQLGSTVSAFQIPLILAIVSFGFVVLLAMFVGYVEFQRELKGKEEDSLSREVRSEVKTALRRIEAPESDLRHEIVRLYNSFCKTVEGRGVKIEKSWTAREIMSIIVTLIPALPREAVQELTGLFELALYSNYPLGEQHRALALSALRRIYSTLNVPEGVSI; the protein is encoded by the coding sequence ATGAAGCGAATAACCGCTTTCATAGCATTTTTCTATATACTCCTAGTTCTTATGGTTTCAAGTTATAGCCAGTCAGGATTCACTCCGTTGGGAAGCGACGTTGTGGTAGTATTTAGCTGGCTGGCGGACCTTTTTCTCGTCTTTTTTGCCCTTGTGATAGTCTTTTATCGCCGTGAAATCATTGAGATTCTAGTCAAGTTGTTCAGGTCAGAAAAGAATGAGGAGCCTCTATCTAAGACTAGAAAGCCTAAGTGGGAACGATTGATCTTTCTTGCCATGCTTCCTATTCTCTTAGCGATATATGAAGAGCAAGAAAAGAGTAGGAGAGCTACTGAATTTCTTGGTTCAACAAGTAACATGAGCATCCAAAATAGTTCTATAGGTGGACCTTTCGTAGTCTCGAATAATGCTTCAGCTACACAGCTGGGCTCGACTGTTTCTGCTTTCCAGATTCCTTTAATTTTAGCAATTGTCTCGTTTGGATTTGTAGTCCTCTTAGCCATGTTTGTTGGTTATGTAGAGTTTCAAAGAGAGTTAAAGGGAAAAGAAGAAGACAGTTTAAGTAGGGAAGTTAGAAGCGAGGTAAAAACAGCTCTTAGAAGAATTGAGGCGCCCGAAAGTGACCTCAGGCATGAAATCGTAAGGTTGTATAATTCTTTTTGCAAGACAGTTGAGGGACGCGGGGTAAAGATTGAGAAATCATGGACTGCCCGGGAAATCATGTCTATAATTGTTACATTGATTCCGGCTCTCCCCCGAGAAGCAGTTCAAGAGCTTACAGGCCTCTTTGAATTGGCACTGTACAGCAATTACCCGCTAGGTGAGCAGCATCGAGCTCTTGCCTTGAGCGCTCTCCGTAGAATATATTCAACGTTAAATGTCCCAGAAGGGGTGTCTATCTAA
- a CDS encoding TldD/PmbA family protein, translated as MTWNFEDLVVKAVSHGEKLGATYVEARYHSISRSGLSARNGEIIGAEKSFSQGIAVRVIVDGSLGFASTSSLTQEDVLATVEKAYKKAKSHSKLQKKPIVFSEERLGRVTYEATAKVKPEDVDFQEKSNYHKELWKNVSTAISQAKVATMTSFYGESLEEKIIVNTDGAYIKSRIPRLSLGYNVVVSLPSKGVIQRFFSHAASGGYELINQWNVHGYLPEDVKTFEKILLEATKPPVDTPVDVVVGSEIVGLMVHESCGHPSEADRILGREAAQAGKSFIKPNMLGERIGSEYATVIDDPTIPGSNGFYLYDDEGVPARPRYLCKNGIINEFLHNRWTASIFNTHSNAAARAMSHEGEPIVRMANTYFAPGDHTFEELIEDIKFGVYIKSYMEWNIDDERWSQRYGGLEAYLIENGELKGLVRNPVLELTTKTFYSNVDAADKNLAFYAGTCGKGEPMQGVPVWFGGPNVRVRNIKLRVIG; from the coding sequence ATGACCTGGAACTTTGAAGACCTAGTTGTAAAAGCTGTTTCTCACGGCGAAAAGCTAGGCGCAACCTACGTCGAGGCGCGTTACCACTCTATTTCGAGGAGTGGGCTCTCGGCCCGCAACGGGGAGATTATAGGGGCAGAGAAGTCTTTTTCCCAGGGAATAGCTGTAAGAGTAATTGTTGATGGCTCGCTGGGTTTTGCTTCTACGAGCTCACTTACACAGGAAGACGTCTTGGCAACAGTAGAAAAAGCATACAAGAAGGCGAAGTCTCATTCAAAGCTACAGAAGAAGCCAATCGTGTTTAGCGAGGAAAGGCTTGGAAGAGTCACATACGAGGCGACTGCCAAGGTTAAACCTGAAGACGTCGACTTCCAGGAGAAAAGCAACTATCACAAGGAACTCTGGAAAAATGTAAGCACAGCTATCAGCCAGGCCAAAGTCGCAACCATGACGTCTTTTTACGGTGAAAGCCTCGAAGAAAAAATAATCGTTAACACAGATGGGGCATACATAAAGAGCAGGATACCCAGGCTCTCCCTAGGATACAACGTCGTAGTGTCCTTGCCGAGCAAGGGCGTGATACAGAGATTCTTCTCGCATGCAGCCTCCGGTGGATATGAACTTATAAATCAGTGGAATGTACACGGCTATCTGCCAGAAGACGTTAAAACATTTGAAAAAATACTGCTAGAGGCAACTAAGCCACCAGTAGACACGCCTGTCGACGTCGTTGTTGGAAGCGAGATAGTTGGGCTAATGGTACACGAGAGCTGTGGACACCCCAGCGAGGCAGACAGGATACTTGGCAGAGAAGCTGCACAGGCTGGAAAAAGCTTCATAAAGCCTAACATGCTGGGCGAAAGGATCGGAAGCGAATATGCAACAGTAATTGATGACCCAACTATTCCCGGGAGCAACGGCTTCTACCTCTACGACGACGAGGGGGTTCCAGCTAGGCCAAGGTACCTCTGCAAGAACGGCATCATCAACGAGTTCCTGCACAATAGGTGGACGGCCTCCATCTTCAATACACACAGCAATGCGGCGGCAAGAGCTATGAGCCACGAGGGAGAACCGATTGTTAGAATGGCTAACACCTACTTTGCCCCCGGCGACCACACGTTTGAAGAACTAATCGAGGACATTAAGTTCGGGGTGTACATCAAGAGCTATATGGAGTGGAACATCGACGACGAGCGGTGGAGCCAGCGGTACGGTGGGCTGGAGGCATACCTAATCGAGAACGGAGAGCTAAAGGGGCTCGTCAGGAACCCCGTGCTCGAACTAACAACAAAGACATTTTACTCGAACGTGGACGCCGCAGACAAAAACCTAGCCTTCTATGCGGGGACATGCGGCAAAGGAGAGCCAATGCAGGGTGTACCTGTCTGGTTTGGTGGCCCAAATGTTCGTGTAAGAAACATTAAGTTGAGGGTGATAGGATGA
- a CDS encoding adenylate kinase, translated as MKLVFIGPPGVGKGTYAKAVSEKFGIPHISTGDIFREEIKKGSELGKRVKEFLDKGLLVPDDIVIEVVKQRLSMDDCRKGFILDGFPRTLQQAEALEQFASPEWAFLFQARDETILERLGGRRVCPKCGAIYHIKYMPPKVPGICDKCGTPLIQRKDDTPEVIMERLKIYREQFTPIILFYKERGRLVEIDANEQADKVVPVVIERLRKLYNV; from the coding sequence ATGAAACTGGTCTTCATTGGTCCTCCCGGCGTGGGTAAAGGCACATATGCAAAAGCTGTCTCAGAAAAATTCGGGATACCCCATATTTCTACTGGCGACATCTTCAGAGAAGAAATAAAGAAAGGGTCTGAGCTCGGAAAAAGGGTAAAAGAATTTCTAGACAAGGGTCTACTCGTCCCAGACGACATAGTGATCGAGGTTGTAAAGCAACGCCTCTCTATGGACGACTGTAGGAAGGGCTTTATCCTTGACGGGTTCCCGAGAACACTTCAGCAAGCAGAAGCCCTTGAACAGTTTGCCAGTCCGGAGTGGGCTTTCCTTTTCCAGGCCAGGGACGAAACTATACTAGAAAGGCTGGGCGGGAGAAGGGTATGCCCAAAATGTGGCGCTATTTACCACATAAAGTACATGCCGCCAAAGGTTCCAGGGATATGCGACAAGTGTGGAACTCCACTCATCCAACGCAAAGACGATACCCCAGAAGTCATAATGGAGCGTCTAAAAATCTACAGGGAGCAATTTACACCAATAATCTTGTTCTATAAGGAGCGTGGAAGACTAGTCGAGATAGACGCCAACGAGCAAGCAGATAAAGTAGTCCCTGTAGTCATAGAGAGGCTCAGAAAACTATACAACGTCTAG
- a CDS encoding winged helix-turn-helix domain-containing protein, translating to MWFTKNGKPVLGKGGVDLLLAIDEAGSLQAAAQKLGYSYSFAWSYLKKLEDSLGIRLVELHRGGATKGWARLTKEGRELLELYKKIENEIDKTVKSFE from the coding sequence GTGTGGTTTACAAAAAACGGTAAACCAGTTCTGGGCAAAGGTGGCGTAGACCTTCTATTAGCAATAGATGAGGCGGGCTCGTTGCAAGCCGCAGCCCAAAAACTTGGATATTCATACAGCTTTGCATGGTCATACTTGAAAAAGCTCGAGGACAGCCTTGGAATTAGACTCGTAGAGCTCCATAGAGGTGGGGCCACAAAGGGCTGGGCTAGGCTAACAAAGGAAGGCAGAGAGCTTCTAGAACTATACAAGAAGATAGAGAACGAGATAGACAAGACTGTGAAAAGTTTTGAATAG
- a CDS encoding TldD/PmbA family protein translates to MSREMLIEIGEKIKQHALKAGFEEVAVMTYSRESVMVKFANGEPSVVQNWTDRVAGVYLVKGQRILGTDIPIHNLDQVYKTIDSLLTMHEKIPPSMLYAPLPSPEKHEPLPGLVDQKLLKAIEDPSPVSEAIVESANRYKIDTFAGMVQLTYEQKCLVNSKDAQLVEDSTYLKVYLRSFAGDGSGQWSLGSRRLDMKKIEEVAETASRFAYESRRQEEYPPGKTNILLSPMVAGNFFNYIADMATASSIMMGFSIFMNKKPGERVATEKLTLLDDPRNPELPGSTSFDDEGLRTYSKPIIEKGVLSNILHNTKTASKMGGKSTGNAGMIFPRVWNINIHPGDHSFEELLAEMKEGLVVTNNWYTRLQNYIEGTFSTILRDAILIVKNGEIVGAAKKLRIADSFPRILQNIVALGKETYDMYWWEVETPTRTPYILVKEVGTSKHTA, encoded by the coding sequence ATGAGCAGGGAAATGTTGATAGAGATTGGAGAAAAGATAAAGCAACATGCATTGAAGGCTGGCTTCGAAGAAGTAGCCGTAATGACGTATAGCCGAGAAAGCGTAATGGTAAAGTTTGCAAACGGGGAGCCAAGCGTTGTCCAGAACTGGACAGACCGTGTAGCTGGAGTATACCTTGTCAAGGGCCAGAGGATACTGGGAACAGACATCCCTATACACAACCTCGACCAGGTCTACAAGACCATAGACTCGCTGTTGACTATGCATGAAAAAATCCCGCCCTCGATGCTCTACGCTCCGTTGCCTAGCCCAGAAAAGCATGAACCACTACCAGGACTAGTAGACCAGAAGCTATTGAAGGCAATAGAAGACCCGTCGCCCGTCTCAGAGGCCATTGTCGAGTCTGCCAACAGGTACAAGATCGACACCTTCGCCGGCATGGTACAACTCACGTATGAACAAAAATGCCTAGTAAACAGTAAAGACGCACAACTCGTAGAGGACTCTACATACCTAAAGGTCTACCTAAGGTCTTTTGCCGGAGATGGTTCTGGACAGTGGAGCCTTGGCTCAAGGCGCCTAGACATGAAGAAGATAGAAGAAGTCGCCGAGACCGCTTCCAGATTTGCATATGAGTCTAGGAGGCAGGAAGAATACCCACCCGGCAAAACAAACATCCTGCTTTCACCAATGGTTGCCGGGAACTTCTTTAACTATATCGCCGACATGGCTACAGCTTCTTCCATAATGATGGGCTTCTCGATATTCATGAACAAGAAGCCCGGCGAAAGAGTGGCCACAGAAAAACTGACGCTGTTAGACGACCCAAGGAACCCTGAACTGCCAGGCTCCACCTCGTTTGACGACGAGGGCCTGAGAACCTACAGCAAACCCATAATCGAGAAAGGCGTATTGAGCAATATACTCCACAACACGAAGACAGCGTCCAAGATGGGTGGCAAATCTACCGGAAACGCCGGCATGATATTCCCACGTGTATGGAACATAAATATACATCCAGGAGACCACAGCTTCGAAGAGCTACTCGCAGAGATGAAGGAGGGACTCGTAGTCACGAACAACTGGTACACCAGGCTACAGAACTACATAGAGGGAACATTCAGCACCATACTCAGGGACGCCATACTCATAGTCAAAAACGGCGAAATAGTTGGAGCCGCTAAAAAGCTTAGGATAGCGGACAGTTTCCCAAGAATACTACAAAACATAGTTGCACTTGGAAAAGAAACATATGACATGTACTGGTGGGAAGTAGAGACCCCCACTAGGACACCATACATCCTAGTAAAGGAGGTCGGCACCTCTAAACACACAGCCTAA
- a CDS encoding ArsA family ATPase: protein MVVKRVLSFWGKGGVGKTTISSAFAVALAERGYSVYLLSSDFMPSLHDVLELPLTYEPVKVMDNLVVEQLFEDKIIDLWKKRFGDEVYRVASSIFPVGPEIIDYVAGAPGIVEEFTLYYIYELFRNLTCDIIVWDTVATGGGLRMLKIEKEFYEHLGEAVKLYLKVKGVLDKIRTGSEEPLKLIDSWRLLAQDVLSFLKNASHFATLVSRPFPIDFQVAVRAYQELSQFVPIRFLFINMVSFSGEEKEYLKKFEETFEGKLDIFRVPRFDPSPRGINALRKLISEKDLEKIESVVF from the coding sequence ATGGTCGTTAAAAGGGTTTTGAGTTTCTGGGGGAAGGGGGGCGTTGGCAAGACAACTATTTCTTCTGCTTTTGCCGTCGCTTTAGCGGAGAGAGGTTACAGTGTTTATCTCTTGTCGTCTGACTTTATGCCCTCTCTGCATGACGTTCTCGAGCTCCCCTTGACATATGAGCCCGTAAAGGTAATGGATAACCTTGTCGTGGAACAGCTTTTCGAGGACAAGATAATTGATTTGTGGAAGAAGCGTTTCGGAGACGAGGTTTACAGGGTTGCTTCCAGCATATTTCCAGTGGGCCCCGAGATAATAGATTATGTGGCTGGCGCCCCCGGGATAGTAGAGGAGTTCACTCTTTATTACATATACGAGCTCTTTAGGAACCTTACCTGCGACATCATTGTTTGGGACACTGTTGCTACGGGAGGGGGACTCAGGATGCTAAAAATCGAGAAGGAATTCTATGAGCACCTCGGAGAGGCGGTAAAGCTCTACCTAAAGGTTAAGGGCGTGCTTGACAAGATAAGGACGGGTTCCGAGGAGCCGCTAAAGCTTATCGATTCTTGGCGTTTACTGGCACAGGACGTTCTAAGCTTTTTAAAAAATGCTTCTCATTTCGCTACGCTTGTTTCACGTCCATTCCCGATAGATTTTCAGGTAGCGGTAAGGGCATATCAAGAGTTAAGCCAGTTTGTCCCCATAAGGTTCCTCTTCATTAACATGGTTTCTTTCTCCGGGGAGGAGAAAGAATATCTCAAAAAATTTGAAGAAACTTTTGAGGGAAAACTAGACATATTTAGAGTCCCAAGGTTTGATCCGTCTCCAAGAGGAATTAACGCTCTTAGGAAATTAATTAGTGAAAAAGACCTAGAGAAAATAGAGTCAGTCGTTTTCTAG
- the arcC gene encoding carbamate kinase, whose protein sequence is MSKELVVIALGGNALIRAGQRGTFEEQLSNLSKIATYIVQLAEKYSLIITHGNGPQVGNLYLQQETTKDVPPMPLHACGAMTQSLIGYMIQQAISTADPSLDVAVVTTRVEVDPNDPAFRSPSKPIGPFYPEDRLEELKKKGWDLVHVPGKGWRRVVPSPLPRRILELNVIRRLIGNSDIVVAVGGGGIPVIKRGEGYEGVDAVIDKDLASSLLASELNASRFVILTDVDGVYLDYGKPTQRVLPELCAGEALQMVGNGMFPRGSMGPKVEAAALYTQKTGKVSVISHLDKILDAVDLRFGTRILPCK, encoded by the coding sequence GTGAGCAAAGAACTAGTCGTAATTGCCCTAGGAGGTAACGCACTAATAAGGGCAGGACAGAGAGGCACTTTCGAGGAGCAGCTCTCCAACCTCTCTAAGATAGCTACCTACATTGTCCAGTTGGCCGAGAAGTATAGCCTTATAATAACACATGGAAATGGCCCCCAAGTTGGGAACTTGTACCTCCAGCAGGAGACAACAAAGGACGTGCCGCCCATGCCACTACATGCATGTGGAGCGATGACCCAGAGCCTCATAGGCTACATGATACAACAGGCCATTTCGACTGCTGATCCAAGCCTAGACGTGGCCGTTGTAACTACACGTGTAGAAGTTGACCCAAACGACCCAGCGTTTAGGTCTCCCTCCAAGCCTATAGGCCCATTTTATCCAGAAGACAGGCTCGAGGAACTGAAAAAGAAGGGATGGGATCTTGTACATGTACCAGGCAAAGGATGGAGAAGGGTTGTCCCCTCGCCGTTGCCGCGGAGAATACTCGAACTAAACGTTATAAGGAGGCTTATAGGAAACTCTGACATAGTAGTCGCCGTGGGGGGCGGCGGCATACCTGTTATAAAGCGTGGAGAGGGCTATGAGGGAGTAGACGCCGTTATAGACAAAGACTTAGCTTCCTCACTCCTCGCCTCCGAGCTTAACGCCTCCAGGTTCGTGATCCTAACTGACGTCGACGGGGTGTACCTCGACTATGGAAAGCCGACGCAGCGGGTGCTCCCGGAGCTTTGTGCAGGAGAAGCTCTCCAAATGGTTGGAAACGGCATGTTCCCTAGGGGGAGCATGGGGCCAAAAGTTGAAGCAGCAGCCCTCTACACACAGAAGACTGGGAAAGTGTCTGTGATCTCGCATCTAGACAAGATCCTCGACGCCGTAGATTTAAGGTTTGGAACTAGGATACTTCCATGTAAATAA
- a CDS encoding MoaD family protein, whose amino-acid sequence MVKVKFLLFATLRETYNTKEIEVECDGTLKDAVVKASEKLGKEFYNEIFEDGSYRKDRIILINGRHIQFVTTQELKDGDTIAVFPPIAGG is encoded by the coding sequence ATGGTAAAGGTAAAATTTCTACTGTTTGCAACCCTGAGAGAAACATACAATACAAAAGAAATTGAGGTTGAATGCGACGGGACACTGAAGGATGCAGTTGTTAAGGCTTCTGAGAAGCTGGGAAAAGAATTCTACAATGAGATATTCGAGGACGGCTCCTACAGAAAAGACCGTATAATCCTTATCAATGGCCGGCACATACAGTTTGTAACAACACAGGAACTAAAGGATGGAGACACAATTGCGGTCTTCCCTCCAATAGCTGGTGGGTAG
- a CDS encoding AAA family ATPase: MSSPEKQKLEKVFTEIEKAVIGKRNVVEKLLVALLSGGHVLIEDYPGLAKTLLASTFARVLDLEFRRIQFTPDLLPADITGSHIFDMHSSTFKFRRGPIFTNLLLADEINRAPPKTQSALLEAMQERQVTVDGVTFQLETPFMVIATLNPIEYEGTYPLPEAQLDRFLLKIRMGYPSYEEEVLILKKRVERKKDQADVEKVLSKNDILELVKKVEDVYVDDTIFTYIVNICRATRELKEVEVGVSPRGTESLLKASRALAFIRGRDYVLPDDVKEIAPSVLAHRLVMKSESLVRGLTPEILIDRVLQRVEVPRDFGGKA, encoded by the coding sequence ATGTCGTCGCCCGAAAAACAGAAATTGGAAAAAGTCTTCACCGAGATAGAAAAAGCTGTCATCGGAAAGAGGAACGTGGTCGAAAAATTGCTGGTCGCTCTTCTCTCAGGCGGACATGTCCTAATCGAGGACTATCCGGGTCTAGCAAAGACGCTTCTCGCATCTACTTTCGCGAGGGTTTTGGACCTGGAGTTTCGGAGAATACAGTTCACTCCAGACCTTCTGCCTGCAGATATCACTGGTAGCCACATCTTCGATATGCATAGTTCTACTTTTAAGTTTAGACGGGGGCCAATCTTTACCAATCTTCTTTTAGCCGACGAGATCAATAGAGCTCCTCCAAAAACACAGAGCGCACTTCTCGAAGCCATGCAAGAGAGACAAGTAACGGTCGACGGTGTAACCTTCCAGCTAGAGACACCTTTCATGGTTATTGCTACACTTAACCCCATTGAGTACGAGGGGACGTACCCGTTGCCAGAAGCACAGCTTGATAGGTTTCTCCTTAAAATAAGGATGGGGTACCCATCATATGAGGAGGAAGTTTTGATCCTCAAGAAACGTGTTGAGAGAAAGAAGGATCAGGCAGATGTTGAAAAGGTTCTAAGCAAAAACGACATTTTAGAGCTGGTAAAGAAGGTGGAGGATGTATACGTGGACGACACAATATTCACATATATTGTCAATATTTGTCGGGCAACCCGCGAACTAAAAGAGGTAGAGGTAGGGGTAAGCCCTAGGGGAACCGAGAGCCTTCTAAAAGCAAGTAGAGCACTGGCCTTCATTAGGGGACGCGACTATGTTTTGCCAGATGACGTTAAAGAGATAGCTCCCAGCGTTCTGGCCCACAGGCTAGTCATGAAGTCCGAGTCGCTAGTAAGAGGGCTGACCCCCGAGATTCTTATCGATAGAGTCCTGCAGAGGGTTGAAGTGCCAAGGGACTTTGGTGGAAAAGCTTGA